From a single Streptomyces sp. NBC_01264 genomic region:
- a CDS encoding NADP-dependent oxidoreductase, which yields MRAMTYDTYGGVEVLSETRIPVPKVGPGEVLVRVRCASVNPVDWKIMAGGLDGLMDVVYPVVPGWDVAGTVEYAGIDTPEFTASDEVIAYARKDYVHGGTFAEFVTVPVRALARKPASLTWQQAAGLPLAGLTAYQLLTRLDTGKEDTVLVHGAAGGVGSMGVQIARALGARVIGTASARNHDRLRELGCEPVEYGDGLAGRVRELAPDGVTVVADFVGGVLDTTLAVLAEGGRHASIADHTVLGSGGQWMWVRPVGEDLAELGRLADAGQLTVNVAETFPLTELAAAFALSQEGHTAGKIVLEV from the coding sequence ATGCGGGCCATGACGTACGACACGTACGGCGGAGTGGAGGTGCTCTCCGAGACCCGGATTCCGGTGCCCAAGGTCGGACCCGGCGAGGTCCTCGTCCGGGTGCGGTGCGCCTCCGTCAACCCCGTCGACTGGAAGATCATGGCCGGCGGGCTCGACGGCCTGATGGACGTCGTGTACCCCGTCGTCCCCGGCTGGGACGTGGCCGGGACCGTCGAGTACGCGGGCATCGACACGCCCGAGTTCACCGCGAGCGACGAGGTCATCGCCTACGCCCGCAAGGACTACGTCCACGGCGGCACCTTCGCCGAGTTCGTCACCGTGCCCGTACGGGCCCTCGCGCGCAAGCCCGCCTCCCTGACCTGGCAGCAGGCCGCGGGGCTGCCGCTGGCCGGCCTCACCGCGTACCAGCTGCTCACGCGCCTGGACACCGGCAAGGAGGACACCGTCCTCGTGCACGGAGCCGCGGGCGGCGTCGGCTCCATGGGCGTGCAGATCGCCCGCGCGCTCGGGGCCCGTGTCATCGGCACCGCCTCGGCCCGCAACCACGACCGGCTGCGCGAGCTGGGCTGCGAACCCGTGGAGTACGGGGACGGGCTCGCCGGACGGGTCCGGGAGCTGGCGCCCGACGGGGTCACCGTGGTCGCCGACTTCGTCGGGGGAGTCCTCGATACCACGCTGGCGGTACTGGCCGAGGGCGGTCGGCACGCCTCCATCGCCGACCACACCGTGCTCGGCTCCGGCGGCCAGTGGATGTGGGTACGGCCCGTCGGCGAGGACCTCGCCGAGCTGGGCCGGCTGGCCGACGCGGGGCAGCTCACCGTCAACGTCGCCGAGACCTTCCCGCTCACGGAGCTGGCGGCCGCCTTCGCGCTCAGCCAGGAGGGGCACACCGCCGGGAAGATCGTCCTGGAGGTCTGA
- a CDS encoding ROK family transcriptional regulator, producing MTTGRGGRTVRDLRRGNRSAVLQQLYFGAPMSRQELGPATGLSSGSVSNVVGELVADGLLEEAGVVDSDGGRPRTLLRVAPGSAHMIGVDVGETRVRVELFDLTLTELARTELSLKPRGCYDVGPIVDHVRTGIATVLERAGVGTDRLLGVGVGVPGIVDRDAPGGTVVHGQTIGWDAVPLEALLRATGAVPPEVPYLIDNGARTLGQAEMWFGAGRGARDAVVVLFGSGIGASLITDGSPDGAGTEGAPLEWGHLTVQVRGRRCRCGALGCLEAYTGAESLLARWAERGGGGEAVAGDEEEALAGLLAAAGRGDATALEVLDETAEYLGAGLSDLINLFQPERILIGGWAGLMLGPHILPAVREHATRYSLRHPAARVTIDMGSLGPDAVTVGAATLPLAAFFTTGGRRTPPEPTAEAPGWQTSLRTRGGSAAAGARG from the coding sequence ATGACGACGGGGCGCGGTGGACGTACGGTGCGGGACCTGCGAAGGGGCAACCGCAGCGCCGTGCTGCAGCAGTTGTACTTCGGCGCGCCCATGAGCCGGCAGGAGCTGGGCCCCGCGACCGGGCTGAGTTCGGGATCCGTCAGCAACGTGGTCGGTGAACTCGTCGCGGACGGACTGCTGGAGGAGGCGGGCGTCGTCGACTCGGACGGAGGCCGCCCGCGTACGCTATTGCGCGTGGCGCCCGGCAGCGCGCACATGATCGGCGTCGACGTCGGTGAAACCCGGGTCAGGGTCGAGCTGTTCGACCTCACCCTGACCGAATTGGCCCGCACGGAACTCTCGTTGAAGCCGCGCGGCTGCTACGACGTCGGCCCGATCGTCGACCACGTACGGACCGGGATCGCCACGGTCCTGGAGCGGGCCGGGGTCGGGACGGACCGGCTCCTGGGGGTGGGCGTCGGCGTACCCGGCATCGTCGACCGCGACGCGCCGGGCGGGACCGTCGTGCACGGGCAGACCATCGGCTGGGACGCGGTCCCGCTGGAGGCGCTGCTGCGGGCGACCGGAGCCGTACCGCCCGAGGTCCCGTACCTCATCGACAACGGGGCCCGCACGCTCGGGCAGGCGGAGATGTGGTTCGGCGCGGGTCGCGGGGCCCGGGACGCGGTGGTCGTGCTCTTCGGTTCCGGCATCGGAGCGAGCCTGATCACCGACGGCTCCCCGGACGGCGCCGGCACGGAGGGCGCGCCTCTGGAGTGGGGCCACCTCACGGTCCAGGTCCGCGGACGGCGCTGCCGCTGCGGGGCGCTGGGCTGCCTGGAGGCGTACACGGGAGCGGAGTCGCTCCTGGCGCGGTGGGCGGAGCGGGGCGGCGGCGGGGAGGCGGTCGCCGGGGACGAGGAGGAGGCCCTGGCCGGGCTCCTGGCGGCGGCAGGCCGCGGGGACGCGACCGCGCTGGAGGTGCTCGACGAGACCGCGGAGTACCTGGGAGCGGGCCTGTCGGACCTGATCAATCTCTTCCAGCCCGAGCGGATCCTGATCGGCGGCTGGGCGGGCCTGATGCTGGGCCCGCACATCCTCCCGGCGGTACGGGAACACGCGACGCGCTACTCGCTGCGCCATCCCGCCGCCCGGGTCACCATCGACATGGGCTCGCTGGGCCCGGACGCGGTCACCGTGGGCGCGGCCACCCTCCCTCTCGCGGCCTTCTTCACCACGGGCGGCCGGCGCACACCGCCGGAACCCACGGCGGAGGCCCCGGGCTGGCAGACCTCCCTCCGGACCCGCGGCGGCTCGGCGGCGGCGGGGGCGCGTGGGTAG